One genomic region from Rosa rugosa chromosome 1, drRosRugo1.1, whole genome shotgun sequence encodes:
- the LOC133725205 gene encoding uncharacterized protein LOC133725205 isoform X2: MEEESVETRGQSEVEKVMSEVHLGCPPGFSGPHISYFTFSIPQPGPGLIEPRSSNDVSQVEDATTSISTQQNISFDEDGDLILPRRKTKLSNQSYSVTIQHSITSTLPSVGLQVWRAELVLSDFLLHKMFTSSELDGVVSLELGAGTGLVGILLARVAKTVFITDHGNEILGNCAKNVGLNPELISPGTTVYVRELDWMNPWPPRLTIEESSLGKTKRYSWTFSEIEIAHEASLLVAADVIYSDDLTDAFFSTLERLMSLGSEKVLFLALEKRYNFSLHDLDVVANGYLHFRSYLQSGGDCEGLKCGPMPCFVGKCIDITEIPQYLKDGYNCHEPRRS, from the exons ATGGAAGAAGAGTCAGTGGAGACACGGGGGCAATCAGAGGTGGAGAAGGTGATGAGTGAAGTACACTTGGGGTGCCCACCTGGTTTCTCTGGCCCTCATATTTCCTACTTCACCTTCTCCATCCCACAACCTGGACCTG GATTGATTGAGCCCAGAAGCTCCAATGACGTTTCCCAAGTTGAAGACGCAACTACTTCCATTTCCACACAGCAAAACATAAGTTTTGATGAGGATGGCGATCTCATTCTTCCTAGACGAAAAACCA AATTATCTAATCAAAGCTATAGCGTGACCATCCAGCATAGTATCACATCAACACTACCAAGTGTTGGTTTGCAG GTGTGGAGAGCAGAACTTGTCTTATCTGATTTTTTATTGCATAAGATGTTTACATCATCTGAGCTTGATGGAGTTGTATCACTAGAACTTGGTGCTGGTACAG GGTTGGTGGGTATACTACTAGCACGTGTTGCTAAAACAGTGTTTATAACAG ACCATGGGAATGAGATCCTTGGCAACTGTGCTAAAAATGTTGGGCTTAATCCTGAACTCATCAGTCCTGGAACTACAGTCTATGTACGTGAACTTGATTGGATGAATCCCTGGCCCCCAAGATTAACCATAGAAGAATCCTCCTTGGGTAAAACTAAAAG GTATTCTTGGACCTTTTCAGAAATTGAAATAGCCCATGAAGCTTCTTTGCTTGTAGCTGCAGATGTAATCTACAGTGATGACTTGACAGATGCATTTTTCAGCACTTTAGAGAGACTAATGTCTCTCGGTTCCGAAAAG GTGTTATTCTTAGCTTTGGAAAAACGCTACAACTTTAGTCTTCATGATCTTGATGTTGTTGCAAATGGTTATTTACATTTCCGAAGTTATTTGCAGTCGGGAGGGG ATTGTGAAGGCCTGAAATGTGGTCCAATGCCTTGCTTTGTAGGCAAATGCATAGACATTACAGAGATTCCGCAATATTTGAAAGA CGGTTACAACTGCCATGAGCCAAGGAGGTCATAA
- the LOC133725205 gene encoding uncharacterized protein LOC133725205 isoform X3, which produces MEEESVETRGQSEVEKVMSEVHLGCPPGFSGPHISYFTFSIPQPGPGLIEPRSSNDVSQVEDATTSISTQQNISFDEDGDLILPRRKTKLSNQSYSVTIQHSITSTLPSVGLQVWRAELVLSDFLLHKMFTSSELDGVVSLELGAGTDHGNEILGNCAKNVGLNPELISPGTTVYVRELDWMNPWPPRLTIEESSLGKTKRYSWTFSEIEIAHEASLLVAADVIYSDDLTDAFFSTLERLMSLGSEKVLFLALEKRYNFSLHDLDVVANGYLHFRSYLQSGGDCEGLKCGPMPCFVGKCIDITEIPQYLKEYVRGSDVEIWEIKYSKRKF; this is translated from the exons ATGGAAGAAGAGTCAGTGGAGACACGGGGGCAATCAGAGGTGGAGAAGGTGATGAGTGAAGTACACTTGGGGTGCCCACCTGGTTTCTCTGGCCCTCATATTTCCTACTTCACCTTCTCCATCCCACAACCTGGACCTG GATTGATTGAGCCCAGAAGCTCCAATGACGTTTCCCAAGTTGAAGACGCAACTACTTCCATTTCCACACAGCAAAACATAAGTTTTGATGAGGATGGCGATCTCATTCTTCCTAGACGAAAAACCA AATTATCTAATCAAAGCTATAGCGTGACCATCCAGCATAGTATCACATCAACACTACCAAGTGTTGGTTTGCAG GTGTGGAGAGCAGAACTTGTCTTATCTGATTTTTTATTGCATAAGATGTTTACATCATCTGAGCTTGATGGAGTTGTATCACTAGAACTTGGTGCTGGTACAG ACCATGGGAATGAGATCCTTGGCAACTGTGCTAAAAATGTTGGGCTTAATCCTGAACTCATCAGTCCTGGAACTACAGTCTATGTACGTGAACTTGATTGGATGAATCCCTGGCCCCCAAGATTAACCATAGAAGAATCCTCCTTGGGTAAAACTAAAAG GTATTCTTGGACCTTTTCAGAAATTGAAATAGCCCATGAAGCTTCTTTGCTTGTAGCTGCAGATGTAATCTACAGTGATGACTTGACAGATGCATTTTTCAGCACTTTAGAGAGACTAATGTCTCTCGGTTCCGAAAAG GTGTTATTCTTAGCTTTGGAAAAACGCTACAACTTTAGTCTTCATGATCTTGATGTTGTTGCAAATGGTTATTTACATTTCCGAAGTTATTTGCAGTCGGGAGGGG ATTGTGAAGGCCTGAAATGTGGTCCAATGCCTTGCTTTGTAGGCAAATGCATAGACATTACAGAGATTCCGCAATATTTGAAAGAGTATGTCAGAGGAAGTGATGTTGAGATTTGGGAAATTAAGTatagcaaaagaaaattctaa
- the LOC133725205 gene encoding uncharacterized protein LOC133725205 isoform X1 gives MEEESVETRGQSEVEKVMSEVHLGCPPGFSGPHISYFTFSIPQPGPGLIEPRSSNDVSQVEDATTSISTQQNISFDEDGDLILPRRKTKLSNQSYSVTIQHSITSTLPSVGLQVWRAELVLSDFLLHKMFTSSELDGVVSLELGAGTGLVGILLARVAKTVFITDHGNEILGNCAKNVGLNPELISPGTTVYVRELDWMNPWPPRLTIEESSLGKTKRYSWTFSEIEIAHEASLLVAADVIYSDDLTDAFFSTLERLMSLGSEKVLFLALEKRYNFSLHDLDVVANGYLHFRSYLQSGGDCEGLKCGPMPCFVGKCIDITEIPQYLKEYVRGSDVEIWEIKYSKRKF, from the exons ATGGAAGAAGAGTCAGTGGAGACACGGGGGCAATCAGAGGTGGAGAAGGTGATGAGTGAAGTACACTTGGGGTGCCCACCTGGTTTCTCTGGCCCTCATATTTCCTACTTCACCTTCTCCATCCCACAACCTGGACCTG GATTGATTGAGCCCAGAAGCTCCAATGACGTTTCCCAAGTTGAAGACGCAACTACTTCCATTTCCACACAGCAAAACATAAGTTTTGATGAGGATGGCGATCTCATTCTTCCTAGACGAAAAACCA AATTATCTAATCAAAGCTATAGCGTGACCATCCAGCATAGTATCACATCAACACTACCAAGTGTTGGTTTGCAG GTGTGGAGAGCAGAACTTGTCTTATCTGATTTTTTATTGCATAAGATGTTTACATCATCTGAGCTTGATGGAGTTGTATCACTAGAACTTGGTGCTGGTACAG GGTTGGTGGGTATACTACTAGCACGTGTTGCTAAAACAGTGTTTATAACAG ACCATGGGAATGAGATCCTTGGCAACTGTGCTAAAAATGTTGGGCTTAATCCTGAACTCATCAGTCCTGGAACTACAGTCTATGTACGTGAACTTGATTGGATGAATCCCTGGCCCCCAAGATTAACCATAGAAGAATCCTCCTTGGGTAAAACTAAAAG GTATTCTTGGACCTTTTCAGAAATTGAAATAGCCCATGAAGCTTCTTTGCTTGTAGCTGCAGATGTAATCTACAGTGATGACTTGACAGATGCATTTTTCAGCACTTTAGAGAGACTAATGTCTCTCGGTTCCGAAAAG GTGTTATTCTTAGCTTTGGAAAAACGCTACAACTTTAGTCTTCATGATCTTGATGTTGTTGCAAATGGTTATTTACATTTCCGAAGTTATTTGCAGTCGGGAGGGG ATTGTGAAGGCCTGAAATGTGGTCCAATGCCTTGCTTTGTAGGCAAATGCATAGACATTACAGAGATTCCGCAATATTTGAAAGAGTATGTCAGAGGAAGTGATGTTGAGATTTGGGAAATTAAGTatagcaaaagaaaattctaa
- the LOC133725204 gene encoding uncharacterized protein LOC133725204, translated as MFGFGRPKFVTKCKSDLKGMKVRLEAIKKKRNSVLKYLKNDVAELLKNGLDINAYGRAEGVLVEQNMSACYALTENFLDCIANHLSLMQNQRECPEECKEAVASVIYAAARFSDLPELRDLRNIFTQKYGDSLQSFVNKEFADKFKSKPPTKEMKVQLMHDIAREYSIEWDSKALEQKLFTPPPTNKGQPTYGSPCDSDDDMYRSQKKDNALLKRKNKGDGDKRSYVTDDTASVGSDDEATDMSHDGRMTASSSVGSRSEDEAENKVPSSYKFTAPPYYKPKPQKKESVFEEPRKVNGHAERRSVRRTSKPPAGGDNHGSDPRDEEERVMDGLLMHYSHKQSPYDSSKMKGNLKPCYNQSDDNTNESTRHRSSRSERAASLPPPEQSTSPEPTKRHARGNSLQPDAHVHPNLPEYDELAARIAALRGT; from the exons ATGTTTGGGTTCGGGAGGCCTAAATTTGTCACTAAATG CAAATCTGATTTAAAGGGCATGAAGGTGAGGCTTGAGGCGATTAAGAAGAAGAGGAACTCTGTGCTCAAGTATTTGAAGAATGATGTTGCCGAGCTTCTCAAGAATGGCCTTGATATTAATGCATATGGAAGG GCTGAGGGAGTTCTGGTTGAGCAAAATATGTCCGCCTGTTATGCACTGACTGAGAACTTTCTTGACTGTATCGCAAATCATCTTTCTCTCATGCAAAATCAGAG GGAATGTCCTGAAGAATGCAAGGAAGCTGTTGCATCTGTGATATATGCTGCAGCAAGATTTTCTGATTTGCCAGAACTGCGTGACCTCAGAAACATATTTACTCAAAAGTATGGAGATTCCCTACAATCTTTTGTAAATAAAGAG TTTGCGGATAAATTCAAGTCAAAGCCCCCTACAAAGGAGATGAAGGTACAATTAATGCATGACATAGCAAGAGAATACTCAATCGAATGGGACTCCAAGGCTCTGGAACAGAAGCTGTTTACTCCACCTCCAACAAACAAG GGGCAGCCTACGTATGGGTCTCCGTGTGACAGTGATGATGATATGTACAGATCACAGAAGAAGGATAACGCTCTTCTGAAGAGAAAAAATAAGGGTGATGGAGACAAACGGAGCTATGTAACTGATGATACTGCATCAGTAGGAAGTGATGATGAAGCAACAGATATGTCCCATGATGGCCGAATGACTGCTTCAAGTTCAGTAGGAAGTAGATCCGAGGATGAAGCAGAAAACAAGGTGCCCTCTTCCTATAAGTTCACTGCACCCCCTTACTACAAACCAAAGCCTCAGAAAAAAGAAAGTGTCTTTGAGGAACCCAGGAAGGTGAATGGTCATGCTGAACGAAGGTCAGTTAGGAGAACCTCGAAACCACCAGCAGGTGGTGACAATCATGGAAGTGATCCGAGGGATGAAGAAGAGAGGGTAATGGATGGGCTTTTGATGCATTACAGTCATAAACAGTCACCCTATGACTCAAGCAAGATGAAGGGAAATCTAAAACCTTGCTACAACCAGTCAGATGATAATACTAATGAATCCACAAGGCACAGAAGCAGCAGGTCTGAAAGAGCAGCATCTCTGCCACCACCAGAGCAATCAACTTCACCAGAGCCAACAAAAAGGCATGCTCGAGGCAATTCCTTACAACCAGATGCCCATGTGCACCCGAACCTACCGGAGTATGATGAATTGGCAGCCCGAATTGCAGCTCTTAGAGGAACATGA
- the LOC133725206 gene encoding protein SRC2 homolog: MASGHEVQVKLSSARDLKNVNWRHGPVKPYAVVWVEPRNKLSTKVDEDGDTSPEWDETLTIPIPGPVNDDTMLYIDIVHAGAEPDTKQLVGSARLRLRDVVDDVGYEERASRTLHLKRPSGRPQGKVDVKVTVREPRYRVPEPYYAPPYGVPPAGSGGYHAPPPPQAYGDPYAAPPPPPPVYGGTYAAPPSGYPYNVTPVTYSQPAQPSYGQVQYGQEEKKKSKFGGMGTGLAVGAVAGALGAFALAEGVDYVEDKIADDVSEKVVDNLSYYDGDDF, from the coding sequence ATGGCGTCAGGCCACGAAGTCCAAGTGAAGCTCTCCTCCGCCAGAGACCTCAAGAACGTGAACTGGAGACACGGCCCCGTCAAGCCGTACGCCGTCGTGTGGGTTGAGCCGAGGAACAAGCTCTCCACCAAGGTGGACGAGGATGGCGACACGTCGCCCGAATGGGACGAGACGCTGACAATCCCTATCCCCGGTCCTGTCAACGACGACACCATGCTCTACATCGACATCGTCCATGCTGGAGCTGAGCCCGACACCAAACAGCTGGTGGGATCTGCTCGACTCCGGCTCCGCGACGTTGTCGATGACGTCGGATATGAAGAACGCGCCAGCCGCACTCTTCACCTCAAAAGGCCTTCCGGTAGGCCACAGGGAAAGGTGGACGTCAAGGTTACAGTGAGGGAGCCGCGCTATCGTGTGCCGGAGCCGTATTATGCGCCGCCTTATGGGGTCCCACCGGCAGGCTCTGGAGGTTACCATGCTCCACCACCACCGCAGGCTTATGGCGACCCATATGCCGCACCACCACCGCCTCCGCCGGTGTATGGTGGAACGTACGCTGCACCGCCTTCCGGGTATCCCTACAATGTGACTCCGGTGACGTACAGTCAGCCAGCTCAGCCAAGTTATGGTCAAGTGCAGTACGGgcaggaggagaagaagaagagcaagtTTGGTGGGATGGGAACGGGATTGGCTGTGGGGGCGGTAGCGGGGGCGCTGGGTGCATTTGCGTTGGCTGAGGGTGTTGATTATGTGGAGGACAAAATTGCAGACGACGTGTCGGAGAAGGTGGTGGATAATCTGAGCTACTATGATGGCGATGACTTCTAA